Proteins from a genomic interval of Papaver somniferum cultivar HN1 chromosome 4, ASM357369v1, whole genome shotgun sequence:
- the LOC113273107 gene encoding uncharacterized protein LOC113273107 translates to MRFLFWNVNGVSKVEAGLKLRELVQEFKPVLMCIAEPKIPYSDGVMLWLNLDGFVKKAVHNSTSSSIGNLWILWSEDIEEPVVLNMTRQAITVKTEGVFISCVHASYTQVFRRILWSQLSVVDSTTPWLVIGDFNCVLRNDEKKGGRDVLTSSINEFSDWMEENGLFEADSLGSKFTWTNGQSGVRRIISKLDRAIINETWPRRAPFRIQKMWFTHPDFLRMVETSWNAPVYGNPDFIFPFKLKRLKAQLKFEVASRNSDEDPFDISKQNEMKDALVAVQEVRMQQHIMLKQKSRNKCILEGSSNTSYFHSTINTRRSVDTISELVTDDGSLIIDPDQLRDHVVSYYESKFNGVDTQIEDNLFEYEHNSISFEERHMLDSIPSLEEIKVAVFALGADSAPGPDGFSGCFYRHCSDLIHQDLAKAIIFFWNNKTIPNGDNSSLILLLAKGRNIHENISLASELVNELHIKRKDGNLGLKLDISQAFDTGNMMSLTNLVKLLGDYQQASGQRVCREKSKIYFGGGSLHRRQSIVYFLGKLISRIDIWGLR, encoded by the exons ATGCGATTTCTCTTTTGGAATGTCAATGGAGTGTCGAAGGTGGAGGCTGGTTTGAAGTTACGAGAGTTAGTTCAGGAGTTTAAGCCGGTTCTTATGTGTATTGCTGAGCCGAAAATCCCTTATTCAGATGGTGTTATGTTATGGCTTAATTTAGATGGTTTTGTTAAGAAGGCAGTTCATAATTCTACTTCAAGTTCTATTGGTAATCTTTGGATTCTTTGGAGTGAAGATATTGAAGAGCCAGTGGTGTTAAATATGACTAGGCAGGCTATTACGGTGAAGACAGAAGGAGTCTTTATTTCttgtgttcatgctagttataccCAAGTTTTTAGAAGGATATTATGGAGTCAACTTTCTGTGGTGGATTctactactccttggttggtaaTTGGAGATTTTAACTGTGTTCTTCGCaatgatgagaagaagggtggtaGAGATGTTCTTACTTCTAGTATTAATGAATTCAGTGACTGGATGGAAGAGAATGGTCTTTTTGAGGCAGATTCTTTGGGTTCTAAGTTCACTTGGACTAATGGCCAATCGGGGGTGAGAAGAATTATTAgcaagttggatcgtgctattattaatgaaacTTG GCCGAGACGTGCTCCTTTCAGAATTCAGAAAATGTGGTTTACGCATCCTGATTTTTTGAGAATGGTTGAGACTTCTTGGAATGCTCCGGTGTATGGTAATCcagattttatttttcctttcaagctGAAGAGATTGAAG GCTCAATTGAAGTTTGAAGTGGCTAGTAGGAATTCGGATGAGGACCCTTTTGACATTTCTAAGCAGAATGAGATGAAGGATGCGCTTGTGGCTGTTCAGGAGGTGCGTATGCAGCAGCATATTATGTTGAAGCAAAAATCTCGCAACAAATGTATCTTGGAGGGTTCTAGCAATACTTCATATTTCCATAGTACTATTAATACTCGTAGAAGTGTCGATACAATTTCGGAGTTGGTGACAGATGATGGGTCCCTTATTATTGATCCGGACCAATTAAGAGACCATGTTGTTTCTTATTATGAGAGTAAATTTAATGGAGTAGATACGCAGATTGAGGATAATTTGTTTGAGTATGAACATAATTCTATTTCTTTTGAGGaaagacatatgttggattctattccttctTTGGAGGAAATTAAGGTGGCGGTGTTTGCTTTGGGTGCAGATAGTGCTCCAGGTccggatggtttctcggggtgtttttatagacattgttcgGATTTAATTCATCAAGACCTAGCTAAGGCTATTATTTTTTTCTGGAACAACAAAACTATTCCTAATGGGGATAATTCTAGTCTCATTCTTTTGCTTGCTAAG gggagaaatattcatgaaaatattagttTGGCGTCTGAATTGGTTAATGAGCTGCACATTAAAAGAAAGGATGGCAACTTAGGTCTCaaacttgatatttctcaagcttttgataca GGTAATATGATGAGTCTAACAAACTTAGTGAAGCTCCTGGGTGATTAtcaacaagcttctggtcagcGAGTTTGCAGGGAGAAaagcaaaatttattttggagGTGGGTCTTTGCATAGAAGGCAGTCTATTGTATACTTCTTAGGCAAACTTATTTCCCGGATAGATATTTGGGGGTTAAGGTGA